The Candidatus Denitrolinea symbiosum DNA window CTTCCGGTCCCAGTCGTCCAGCCAGCTTAACGTGGTTTCCAGTTGTCCGAGCCGAAGTTCCAAACTCATGCGGTTGTGGATTTGATCGTCGGGTAGGGCGGACAGCGTCGCCTGCAATCGTTGGATGTGTTTCCACGCCTCCTCTTTTTGGGCGCGGAAGGCCGAGGCGGTTTTCTCGGGGAAGTACATTTGGATGAAATACAGGCGGGTGACGAATTCCATGCGGATGGCGCGCGTGCTTCCGCCGCTGGGAGTCTCCAGCCAACCGAGGAAGCGGGCGCGTCCCTGCCCGGTCATCTTCAACAACAGGCGGGGCGGCAGTTTTTCCTGGGGAATCTCCTCTCCTGAAATGTCCCCGCGTTTTTCGAGCCGCTTCAAGATGGCGTAAGCCTGGCTTTGGCTGAGATGCCAGACCTGTCCTAGGTCCGCCGCGACTTTGCGATGCAAATCGTAACCGTGCGCCGGGGCGCGGTAAAGCAGACCGAGCAAAGCCATTTCTGGCGATAACGTTCCGATGTAATGCGGCTTGTCCATATACTCACTGAGTGAGTATATCAAATTGTCTCAAGCCGCGCAAGAGATTTGGATCTTTTTACGGCCCCCCGTACTCGAATCCCCCGATGTCGGGCGCGGCGCCGAGGTAGGAATCGTTGATCCCGGGGATGACCGCGCCTCGGTCAATGTTTGGACTCGTCGGCAGGAGGGAGAAGTCGCCGCCGGGGGCGTTGACGAATCCGGGCGGGGACTCGTGGCCGTTGCATTCCAATCCCGTCGCGGCGCAGAGCAGGGGCATGCTCGGGTAGTCCACCGTCTCCCAGCGGAAGCGGGGGAGCGAGGCGTCGCGGGTGGTATGCCAGTTGTCGAAGTCCCAGTCCATGCCCGATGAATCGTAGAGGGACTCTTCAAAGGCGAATCCGTTTCCTTGAAAAATATTGTTTCGCATCACAGCATTGTGACCGATGGTGATCATGCTCATAGCGTTCAAGTCGGGCGCGTCGGCGTAAAACGTGTTGTGATAGAAGTACACTACGCCATCGGGATAGCGCGCCCACTTGACGCTCGTGCTGGTGAA harbors:
- a CDS encoding transcriptional regulator PadR-like family protein, coding for MDKPHYIGTLSPEMALLGLLYRAPAHGYDLHRKVAADLGQVWHLSQSQAYAILKRLEKRGDISGEEIPQEKLPPRLLLKMTGQGRARFLGWLETPSGGSTRAIRMEFVTRLYFIQMYFPEKTASAFRAQKEEAWKHIQRLQATLSALPDDQIHNRMSLELRLGQLETTLSWLDDWDRKIGTSK